Proteins from a single region of Nitrospira sp.:
- a CDS encoding CusA/CzcA family heavy metal efflux RND transporter, with protein sequence MVTRLLDISLRQRMLIVIFAIMLGIGGLYSFRTIPIDAFPDVTSVLVQVVTKAPGLSPAEVERLVTYPIELQLTGVPALMEMRSLTKVGLSLVTIVFDDAMDINLARQLVLERLIEVKEQLPPGTEPMLVPNSTGLGEVFQYYLAGARAPALDEAVTHQQLIDQRTLQDWVIRPLLKSTPEVIDVNSMGGFVKQYQVLVEPAMLRKYNLTLREVFDAVASNNANAGGNILEKHDEKYIVRGIGLIRSLEDVGRIVIKEAGGTPVFVSDVAQVLIDHAVRHGATVLNGDREVVSGIVLMLRGGNARDVVESIKARIDDIHRLHLLPDGLRIVPFYDRIELITSALNTVYKSLAEGVVLVVVVLVLFLGNLRSALIVVATLVLAPLATFIVMGQVGLTANLMSLGGLAIAIGMIVDGSVVVVENVYRHLSEHSSAAVPRLELITRSVKEVGQPVVFGILIIILVFLPLLSLHGMEGKMFKPLAYTIMIALLASLVLSLTLSPVLCSLMLKRGSEEDPWIVRWTKRLYAPSLRWALGHTSIVLVGAVGSLLGSLALFPFLGSEFIPILNEGTVAPQTIRLPSVSLPASIEIEKRMQQAMMEFPEVEMVVSKIGRTELGNDPQEPNESDPVVRLRPLDQWTTARTMPELMQKFRERLTRIPGATFLISQPIQQRVDELISGVRTEATVKLFGEDLEILHSKAEEIAGQLSSVRGVRDIKIEQLFGQPYLTIDIDRGKIARHAINVSDVRDIIGTAIGGEVATRVYEGQQRFELLVRFPEQYRNSAETISNILVTGRDGALIPLADLGSIRLEEGPGRISREKLQRYVSIGFNTMGRDIGSLVAEAQQKIATQVVLPAGYTVAWGGSFENMERAMAKLRLIVPITIGLIFLLLYSTFDSLRQAALIILNLPFALIGGVVALWLTGEYLSVPASIGFINLFGVAVLNGIVLVSCMNALREEGASLDEAVMSGALLRLRPVLMTALVALLGLVPLAFAHGIGSEVQRPLAIVVIGGLVSSTLLTLIVLPILYRWIEGRTPQDTPPTDSRPIIESAHGGQ encoded by the coding sequence ATGGTTACCCGCCTGCTCGACATTTCACTGCGCCAGCGCATGCTCATCGTGATCTTCGCCATCATGCTCGGCATCGGGGGACTCTATTCCTTTCGCACCATCCCGATCGATGCCTTTCCCGATGTCACCAGCGTGCTGGTGCAAGTCGTCACCAAGGCGCCCGGGTTGTCTCCTGCCGAAGTCGAACGGCTGGTGACCTATCCGATCGAACTGCAACTGACCGGCGTCCCCGCGCTTATGGAAATGCGGTCCCTGACCAAGGTCGGGCTGTCACTGGTGACCATCGTGTTCGACGATGCGATGGACATCAACCTTGCGCGCCAGCTCGTGCTCGAGCGTCTGATCGAAGTCAAGGAGCAGCTCCCCCCGGGCACAGAACCGATGCTCGTGCCGAACAGCACGGGATTGGGCGAGGTCTTCCAGTACTACCTGGCCGGCGCCCGCGCTCCCGCCCTGGACGAAGCGGTAACCCACCAGCAGTTGATCGATCAACGCACCCTCCAGGACTGGGTTATCCGGCCGCTGCTGAAGAGCACGCCCGAGGTGATCGATGTGAACTCCATGGGCGGCTTCGTCAAACAGTATCAAGTGCTGGTCGAGCCGGCCATGTTGCGCAAATACAATCTGACTCTCCGCGAGGTCTTCGACGCCGTGGCCAGCAATAACGCCAACGCCGGCGGCAACATTCTGGAGAAACACGACGAGAAATATATTGTGCGCGGGATCGGCCTGATTCGGTCGCTCGAAGACGTCGGGCGCATCGTCATCAAAGAAGCCGGCGGCACGCCGGTCTTTGTGAGCGACGTGGCGCAGGTGTTGATCGACCATGCGGTCCGGCACGGGGCAACCGTGCTCAACGGAGATCGCGAGGTGGTCAGCGGGATCGTCCTCATGTTGCGCGGGGGGAACGCGCGTGACGTCGTCGAAAGCATCAAGGCGCGCATCGACGACATACACCGTCTGCATCTGCTGCCGGACGGATTGCGTATCGTGCCGTTCTATGACCGAATCGAATTGATCACGTCCGCTTTGAATACGGTGTATAAATCTCTCGCCGAAGGCGTCGTGCTGGTCGTCGTGGTGCTGGTGCTTTTTCTGGGCAATCTGCGCAGCGCACTGATCGTCGTCGCAACCCTGGTGCTGGCCCCGCTGGCCACGTTCATCGTCATGGGCCAAGTCGGACTCACGGCCAATCTCATGTCGCTGGGCGGGCTGGCGATCGCCATCGGCATGATCGTGGACGGCTCCGTGGTCGTCGTCGAGAATGTGTACCGGCACCTCTCAGAGCACTCGTCCGCTGCCGTCCCGCGCCTGGAGCTGATCACCAGATCCGTCAAGGAAGTCGGACAGCCGGTCGTTTTCGGAATCCTGATCATTATTCTGGTATTCCTGCCGCTCTTGTCCCTGCATGGGATGGAGGGCAAGATGTTCAAACCCCTCGCCTACACCATCATGATCGCCCTGCTGGCCTCCCTGGTGCTGTCGCTCACGCTCTCGCCGGTCCTTTGCTCTCTCATGTTGAAGCGAGGGAGCGAGGAAGACCCCTGGATCGTCCGCTGGACCAAGCGCCTCTATGCCCCGTCGCTCCGGTGGGCATTGGGACATACCAGCATCGTGCTGGTGGGCGCAGTGGGCTCGCTGCTCGGCAGCCTGGCGCTGTTTCCGTTCCTGGGAAGCGAATTTATCCCGATTCTCAACGAAGGAACCGTCGCCCCGCAAACGATCCGGTTGCCGAGCGTCTCCCTCCCTGCGTCTATCGAAATCGAAAAGCGTATGCAGCAGGCTATGATGGAATTTCCGGAGGTGGAGATGGTCGTCTCGAAGATCGGACGCACGGAACTGGGAAACGATCCGCAGGAACCGAACGAAAGCGACCCCGTCGTCCGACTCCGCCCGCTGGACCAATGGACGACCGCCCGGACGATGCCTGAATTGATGCAGAAATTCCGCGAGCGCTTGACGAGGATCCCGGGCGCGACGTTCCTGATCAGCCAGCCCATCCAACAGCGGGTCGACGAGCTGATCTCCGGCGTCCGGACAGAAGCGACCGTCAAGCTGTTCGGGGAGGATCTGGAGATCTTACACAGCAAGGCCGAGGAGATCGCCGGCCAGCTGAGCTCCGTGCGCGGGGTGCGGGATATCAAGATCGAGCAACTCTTCGGACAACCCTATCTCACCATCGACATCGATCGCGGCAAGATTGCGCGCCACGCCATCAATGTGTCCGACGTGCGGGACATCATCGGCACCGCGATCGGCGGCGAAGTCGCGACTCGCGTCTACGAGGGGCAGCAACGATTTGAACTGCTCGTCCGATTCCCGGAGCAATACCGGAACAGCGCCGAGACGATCAGCAACATTCTCGTCACCGGAAGGGACGGAGCCCTGATCCCTCTCGCCGACCTGGGAAGCATCCGCCTGGAGGAAGGCCCCGGCCGGATCAGCCGGGAAAAGCTCCAACGGTATGTCTCCATCGGGTTCAATACGATGGGACGCGATATCGGCAGTTTGGTCGCTGAAGCACAGCAGAAGATCGCCACCCAGGTGGTGCTTCCCGCCGGCTATACCGTCGCCTGGGGAGGCTCGTTCGAAAATATGGAGCGCGCCATGGCCAAACTCCGGCTCATCGTCCCGATCACGATCGGATTGATCTTCCTGTTGCTGTACTCCACCTTCGACTCGCTGCGTCAGGCCGCTCTCATCATTTTGAACCTGCCCTTCGCACTGATCGGCGGGGTGGTTGCGCTCTGGCTGACCGGTGAATATCTCAGCGTGCCGGCCTCGATCGGGTTCATCAACCTCTTCGGCGTGGCCGTGCTGAACGGCATCGTGCTGGTCTCGTGCATGAATGCCCTGCGCGAGGAAGGCGCGTCGCTGGATGAAGCCGTGATGTCCGGGGCGTTGCTGCGCCTGCGACCGGTCCTCATGACCGCCCTGGTCGCGTTGCTGGGGTTGGTCCCTCTCGCCTTCGCCCATGGAATCGGCTCGGAGGTTCAGCGCCCGTTGGCCATCGTCGTCATCGGCGGACTGGTCAGCTCCACATTGCTGACGTTGATCGTCCTTCCGATCCTCTATCGATGGATCGAGGGCCGTACCCCACAGGACACTCCGCCGACCGACAGCCGCCCCATCATCGAATCAGCCCATGGAGGGCAATAG
- the sugE gene encoding quaternary ammonium compound efflux SMR transporter SugE: MEWIYLILAGLLEMGWAIGLKYTEGFSRPWPSLGTITAMIASFYFLSQVLRTIPVGTGYAVWTGIGAVGTALLGMVILGESVAPLRLLSLALIVLGMMGLKLSA, encoded by the coding sequence ATGGAGTGGATCTACCTGATCCTGGCTGGTCTACTTGAAATGGGTTGGGCGATCGGTCTGAAATACACCGAAGGATTCTCGCGGCCATGGCCCAGCCTCGGAACGATTACTGCCATGATCGCCAGCTTCTATTTTCTTTCTCAGGTACTGCGGACCATTCCTGTCGGCACGGGCTATGCCGTATGGACCGGGATCGGAGCGGTGGGAACCGCGCTTCTCGGCATGGTCATTTTGGGGGAATCAGTCGCACCGCTACGACTCCTGTCGCTTGCGCTGATTGTGCTGGGCATGATGGGACTCAAGTTGAGCGCGTAA